Proteins encoded in a region of the Streptomyces akebiae genome:
- a CDS encoding beta-N-acetylhexosaminidase, translated as MRNSPLIPAPCGVAAGAGEVRLTAHSRLFACDGTEGVGRWLGTVLRDATGLPLREGRELDDTEGDGIGLRLDPGLGSEEYRLVSDPSGVLVEGGGAAGVFWGAQTLRQLLGPEAYRRAPIHRDRAWTVPYVTVEDAPRFRWRGLMLDVARHFMPKDGVLRYLDLMAAHKLNVLHLHLTDDQGWRVEIKRYPRLTEVGSWRARTKFGHRASPLWEEKPHGGHYTQDDLREIVAYAAERHITVVPEIDVPGHSQAAVAAYPELGNTDVVDTASLAVWDTWGVNKNVLAPTDHTLRFYEGVFEEVLELFPADAAPFSAFVHIGGDECPKDQWRESAAAQARMRELGLADEDALQSWFVRHFDNWLTARGRRLIGWDEILEGGLAPGAAVSSWRGYAGGVTAARMGHDVVMCPEQQVYLDHRQDDGPDEPVPIGWVRTLEDVFRFEPVPPELTHDEARHVLGTQANVWTEVMEDQARVDYQTFPRLAAFAEVAWSRLPAPAERDFGDFERRMTVHRARLDALGVGYRPPSGPRPWQRRPGVLGRPIEGAPPNV; from the coding sequence GTGAGGAACTCCCCCCTGATCCCGGCACCCTGCGGCGTCGCCGCCGGTGCCGGCGAGGTACGGCTGACCGCGCACTCCCGGCTCTTCGCCTGCGACGGGACGGAGGGCGTCGGCCGCTGGCTGGGCACCGTACTGCGGGACGCCACCGGCCTGCCGCTGCGCGAGGGACGGGAACTCGACGACACGGAGGGGGACGGCATCGGGCTCCGGCTCGACCCCGGACTCGGTTCCGAGGAGTACCGCCTCGTCAGCGACCCCTCCGGCGTCCTCGTCGAGGGCGGCGGCGCGGCCGGTGTCTTCTGGGGTGCGCAGACCCTGCGTCAACTCCTCGGCCCCGAGGCGTACCGCAGGGCCCCGATCCACCGCGACCGCGCCTGGACCGTGCCGTACGTCACCGTCGAGGACGCCCCCCGCTTCCGCTGGCGCGGCCTCATGCTCGACGTCGCCCGGCACTTCATGCCCAAGGACGGGGTCCTGCGCTATCTGGACCTGATGGCCGCGCACAAACTCAACGTCCTCCACCTGCACCTGACCGACGACCAGGGCTGGCGGGTCGAGATCAAGCGGTACCCCCGGCTGACCGAGGTCGGCTCCTGGCGGGCCCGTACGAAATTCGGCCACCGCGCCTCACCCCTGTGGGAGGAGAAGCCGCACGGGGGTCACTACACCCAGGACGACCTCCGCGAGATCGTCGCCTACGCGGCGGAGCGGCACATCACGGTGGTCCCCGAGATCGACGTCCCGGGACACAGCCAGGCCGCCGTCGCCGCGTACCCGGAACTCGGCAACACCGACGTCGTCGACACGGCCTCCCTCGCCGTCTGGGACACCTGGGGCGTCAACAAGAACGTACTCGCCCCCACCGACCACACCCTGCGCTTCTACGAGGGGGTGTTCGAGGAGGTCCTGGAGCTGTTTCCGGCCGATGCCGCCCCGTTCTCGGCGTTCGTGCACATCGGCGGCGACGAGTGCCCCAAGGACCAGTGGCGGGAGTCGGCCGCCGCGCAGGCCCGGATGCGGGAGCTGGGGCTCGCGGACGAGGACGCGTTGCAGTCCTGGTTCGTCCGGCACTTCGACAACTGGCTGACCGCGCGCGGGCGTCGCCTGATCGGATGGGACGAGATCCTGGAGGGTGGCTTGGCGCCGGGGGCCGCGGTGTCGTCCTGGCGGGGGTACGCGGGCGGTGTCACGGCGGCCCGCATGGGTCACGACGTGGTCATGTGTCCCGAGCAGCAGGTGTATCTGGACCACCGGCAGGACGACGGCCCCGACGAGCCGGTGCCCATCGGCTGGGTGCGCACCCTGGAGGACGTCTTCCGGTTCGAGCCCGTTCCACCGGAGTTGACGCACGACGAGGCTCGGCACGTGCTGGGCACCCAGGCCAATGTGTGGACCGAGGTGATGGAGGATCAGGCGCGCGTGGACTACCAGACGTTTCCGCGCCTGGCGGCCTTCGCCGAGGTGGCCTGGAGTCGGCTGCCGGCCCCCGCCGAACGTGACTTCGGCGACTTCGAGCGGCGGATGACGGTCCACCGCGCGCGACTTGACGCCCTGGGGGTCGGTTATCGGCCGCCTTCGGGCCCCCGTCCGTGGCAGCGACGACCCGGTGTGCTCGGACGTCCGATCGAGGGGGCGCCCCCGAACGTGTGA
- a CDS encoding FAD binding domain-containing protein, with the protein MTTHAPQAAQAVTLPGSLDEAVAALAAMPWAVPVAGGTDLMAAVNSGQLRPAALVGLGRISEIRGWQYQDGHALLGAGLTHARMGRPDFAALIPALAAAARAAGPPQIRNAGTLGGNIATAAPTGDALPVLAALEATLIIAGPGGARREMPVSHLLAGMEMLRPGELIGFVRVPLLHAPQVFLKATGRTGPGRAVASVALVLDPARRGVRCAVGAIAPMPLRPLDAEAWVGQLIDWDGERTLVPEALQAFGEYVAAACIPDPAPEVDGSVTPLPPAVLHLRRTVAALARRALGRALS; encoded by the coding sequence TTGACCACGCACGCACCGCAGGCGGCGCAGGCCGTGACCCTGCCCGGCTCGCTGGACGAGGCCGTGGCGGCCCTCGCCGCCATGCCCTGGGCGGTTCCGGTGGCGGGCGGCACGGACCTCATGGCCGCGGTCAACTCCGGGCAGCTCAGGCCCGCCGCGCTGGTCGGGCTCGGCCGGATCAGCGAGATCCGCGGCTGGCAGTACCAGGACGGCCATGCCCTCCTGGGAGCGGGACTGACGCACGCCCGGATGGGGCGCCCGGACTTCGCGGCGCTCATTCCGGCGCTCGCCGCCGCCGCGCGCGCCGCCGGACCACCGCAGATCCGCAACGCCGGCACCCTCGGCGGCAACATCGCGACGGCCGCCCCCACCGGGGACGCGCTGCCCGTGCTCGCCGCCCTGGAGGCCACGCTGATCATCGCGGGCCCGGGCGGGGCCCGCCGTGAGATGCCCGTCTCCCACCTGCTGGCCGGCATGGAGATGCTGCGCCCCGGTGAACTCATCGGCTTCGTGCGCGTGCCGCTGCTGCACGCCCCCCAGGTCTTCCTGAAGGCCACCGGGCGCACCGGCCCCGGCCGCGCGGTCGCCTCCGTCGCCCTCGTCCTCGACCCCGCCCGGCGCGGGGTGCGGTGCGCCGTCGGAGCCATAGCGCCGATGCCGCTGCGCCCGCTGGACGCCGAGGCGTGGGTCGGTCAGTTGATCGACTGGGACGGCGAGCGCACCCTGGTGCCCGAGGCGCTCCAGGCCTTCGGCGAGTACGTCGCCGCCGCCTGCATCCCGGACCCGGCCCCCGAGGTCGACGGCTCCGTGACACCGCTTCCGCCCGCCGTACTGCACCTGCGGCGCACCGTCGCCGCGCTGGCCCGACGAGCACTGGGGAGGGCACTGTCGTGA
- a CDS encoding 2Fe-2S iron-sulfur cluster-binding protein, translated as MTDDQHGEGTPQQGGQGGWERLPQGDYDDGATTFVQLPEGGIDALLAADTPLAAPGHGYVPPQIATNSVNAADPAPAHPGQVGDTAHTAGTDPSVPGTWAMPAGGAEWHDPNAGQPSPPTQHGFTYNPGSTGQWTFGEPAAPEGAAPGHDVTGEWSIPVAGGDLPDESGEFSTSALVEQWGGTPPATLPGGAAAPWATEEIGTAWTAPPPARTDEHPADEHPADERPGDEHSAAGRPAGDGAPGTAPDASGVPSAASGGAYPGEGPESAGEATEGLQEPAGPVGGADAEPTDGTDPERTEEPETAADASGAAEPGESAEPSGAEGDPAAAEESAPTPPPHDDHPLASYVLRVNGTERPVSDAWIGESLLYVLRERLGLAGAKDGCSQGECGACNVQVDGRLVASCLVPGVTAAGSEVRTVEGLAADGQPSDVQRALAKCGAVQCGFCVPGMAMTVHDLLEGNPAPTDLETRQALCGNLCRCSGYRGVLAAVRDVVAEREAHTAAENEAPDTDEARIPHQAGPGAGGVNPAAYDAQQTPPPAPHDPDRSYGGQGLSFTGPDDSYGGQGQSFGGQDQSFGGQDQSFGGQDQSFGGQDQSFGGQDQSFGGGPGDTYGGQGQSFAGQGDTYGGQGQSFGGQDDSYGGQGRSFGQDGGQT; from the coding sequence GTGACCGACGACCAGCACGGAGAGGGCACCCCGCAGCAGGGGGGCCAGGGCGGCTGGGAGCGGCTGCCGCAGGGCGACTACGACGACGGCGCCACCACGTTCGTCCAGCTCCCCGAGGGGGGCATCGACGCACTGCTCGCCGCCGACACCCCGCTGGCCGCGCCCGGCCACGGCTATGTGCCGCCGCAGATAGCGACGAACTCCGTCAACGCGGCCGACCCGGCCCCGGCGCACCCGGGGCAGGTCGGTGACACGGCCCACACCGCCGGTACCGACCCGTCCGTCCCGGGTACCTGGGCGATGCCGGCCGGGGGTGCCGAGTGGCACGACCCGAACGCCGGGCAGCCCTCGCCGCCGACGCAGCACGGGTTCACGTACAACCCGGGCTCGACCGGGCAGTGGACGTTCGGGGAGCCGGCCGCACCGGAAGGCGCCGCTCCCGGTCACGATGTGACCGGCGAGTGGTCGATTCCGGTCGCCGGTGGTGATCTTCCGGACGAATCCGGTGAGTTCAGCACCTCGGCCCTGGTCGAGCAGTGGGGCGGCACCCCGCCCGCCACGCTCCCCGGCGGAGCCGCCGCGCCCTGGGCGACGGAGGAGATCGGCACGGCGTGGACCGCGCCGCCGCCCGCCCGGACCGACGAGCACCCCGCCGACGAGCACCCGGCCGACGAACGCCCGGGCGACGAGCACTCGGCCGCGGGCCGCCCGGCGGGAGACGGTGCGCCGGGCACGGCCCCGGACGCCTCCGGCGTGCCCTCCGCGGCCTCTGGGGGCGCGTACCCCGGTGAGGGTCCCGAGAGCGCCGGGGAGGCCACGGAAGGCCTTCAGGAGCCCGCTGGGCCGGTCGGCGGGGCCGATGCGGAGCCCACGGACGGTACGGACCCCGAGCGGACCGAGGAGCCGGAGACGGCCGCCGACGCATCCGGGGCCGCCGAGCCGGGCGAGTCCGCCGAGCCCTCCGGGGCCGAGGGCGACCCGGCCGCGGCCGAGGAGTCCGCCCCGACCCCGCCCCCGCACGACGACCACCCTCTCGCCTCCTACGTCCTGCGCGTCAACGGAACCGAGCGGCCCGTCAGCGACGCCTGGATCGGCGAGTCGCTGCTCTACGTGCTGCGCGAGCGGCTCGGCCTCGCCGGCGCCAAGGACGGCTGCTCGCAGGGCGAGTGCGGCGCCTGCAACGTGCAGGTCGACGGGCGGCTCGTGGCGTCCTGTCTGGTGCCGGGGGTCACCGCCGCCGGCAGCGAGGTGCGCACCGTCGAGGGCCTCGCCGCCGACGGGCAGCCCTCGGACGTGCAGCGGGCCCTCGCCAAGTGCGGTGCCGTGCAGTGCGGTTTCTGCGTGCCCGGCATGGCGATGACCGTGCACGACCTCCTGGAGGGCAACCCCGCCCCCACCGACCTGGAGACCCGCCAGGCGCTCTGCGGCAACCTCTGCCGCTGCTCCGGCTACCGGGGCGTCCTCGCGGCCGTCCGTGACGTCGTCGCCGAGCGCGAGGCGCACACGGCCGCCGAGAACGAGGCCCCGGACACCGACGAGGCGCGCATCCCGCACCAGGCCGGTCCCGGCGCGGGCGGCGTCAACCCGGCGGCGTACGACGCCCAGCAGACACCCCCACCCGCCCCGCACGACCCCGACCGGTCCTACGGCGGCCAGGGGCTGTCGTTCACCGGCCCGGACGACTCGTACGGCGGCCAGGGACAGTCCTTCGGAGGTCAGGACCAGTCGTTCGGGGGCCAGGACCAGTCCTTCGGAGGGCAGGACCAGTCGTTCGGAGGGCAGGACCAGTCCTTCGGGGGGCAGGACCAGTCGTTCGGCGGCGGTCCGGGAGACACCTACGGCGGCCAGGGCCAGTCCTTCGCCGGTCAGGGTGACACGTACGGCGGCCAGGGGCAGTCGTTCGGCGGTCAGGACGACTCGTACGGCGGTCAGGGCCGGTCGTTCGGCCAGGACGGAGGCCAGACGTGA
- a CDS encoding xanthine dehydrogenase family protein molybdopterin-binding subunit, whose translation MSNETVIATPAGPGETAPAPEQLPHGLGASLPSADSRAKSEGTFPYAADLWAEGLLWAAVLRSPHPHARIVSIDTSHAREMPGVRAVVTHEDVPGVALHGRGKADRPLFASEVVRHHGEPIAAVAADHPDTARMAAAAVIVEYEVLDPVIDPEQAFEAEPLHPDGNLIRHIPLRHGDPNAAGEIVVEGQYRIGRADPAPIGAEAGLAVPRPDGGVELYVASTDPHTDRDAAAACYGLAPDRVKIVVTGVPGATADREDQGFQLPLGLLALKTGCPVKLTATREESFLGHAHRHPTLLRYRHHADAEGKLVKVEAQILLDAGAYADTSSEALAAAVSFACGPYVVPNAFIEGWAVRTNNPPSGHVRGEGAMQVCAAYEAQMDKLAKKLGIDPAELRMRNVMSTGDVLPTGQSVTCPAPVAELLQAVQEFPLPALPKDTPEEEWLLPGGPEGAGEPGAVRRGVGYGLGMVHMLGAEGADEVSTATVKVHDGIATVLCAAVDTGQGFSTLARQIVQETLGIDEVHIAQVDTDQPPAGPSCRGRHTWVSGGAVERAAKMVRTQLLQPLAHKFGMSTELLQITDGKITSYDGVLSTTVAEAMDGKELWATAQCRPHPTEPLDEAGQGDAFVGLAFCAIRAVVDVDIELGSVRVVELAVAQDVGRILNPDQLTARIEAGVTQGVGIALTENLRTPRGLVRHPDLTGYALPTALDAPDIQLVKLVEERDVVAPFGAKAASAVPVVTSPAAIAAAVRAATGRPVNRLPIRPQAAVVTGA comes from the coding sequence GTGAGCAACGAAACCGTCATCGCGACGCCCGCGGGCCCCGGCGAGACCGCGCCCGCTCCCGAGCAGTTGCCGCACGGCCTGGGCGCGTCCCTGCCGTCCGCCGACTCCCGGGCCAAGTCCGAGGGCACCTTCCCGTACGCGGCCGACCTGTGGGCCGAGGGCCTGCTGTGGGCCGCCGTGCTCCGCTCGCCGCACCCGCACGCGCGCATCGTGTCCATCGACACGTCCCACGCGCGCGAGATGCCCGGCGTACGGGCCGTCGTCACCCACGAGGACGTGCCGGGCGTCGCCCTGCACGGCCGCGGCAAGGCCGACCGGCCCCTGTTCGCCTCCGAGGTCGTACGCCACCACGGCGAGCCCATCGCGGCCGTCGCCGCCGACCACCCCGACACCGCGCGGATGGCCGCCGCCGCCGTCATCGTCGAGTACGAGGTGCTCGACCCGGTGATCGACCCGGAGCAGGCCTTCGAGGCCGAGCCCCTGCACCCCGACGGCAACCTCATCCGGCACATCCCGCTGCGCCACGGCGACCCGAACGCGGCCGGCGAGATCGTCGTCGAGGGCCAGTACCGCATCGGCCGCGCGGACCCGGCCCCCATCGGCGCCGAGGCCGGCCTCGCCGTGCCCCGCCCCGACGGCGGCGTCGAGCTCTACGTGGCCTCCACCGACCCGCACACCGACCGCGACGCGGCCGCCGCCTGCTACGGCCTGGCCCCCGACCGCGTCAAGATCGTCGTCACCGGTGTCCCCGGCGCCACCGCCGACCGCGAGGACCAGGGCTTCCAGCTCCCGCTCGGCCTGCTCGCCCTGAAGACCGGCTGCCCGGTCAAGCTGACGGCCACCCGCGAGGAGTCCTTCCTCGGCCACGCCCACCGCCACCCCACCCTGCTGCGCTACCGCCACCACGCGGACGCCGAGGGCAAGCTGGTCAAGGTCGAGGCGCAGATCCTGCTCGACGCGGGCGCCTACGCCGACACCTCCTCGGAGGCGCTGGCCGCCGCCGTCTCGTTCGCCTGCGGCCCCTACGTGGTCCCCAACGCCTTCATCGAGGGCTGGGCGGTCCGCACCAACAACCCGCCCTCCGGCCATGTGCGCGGCGAGGGCGCGATGCAGGTCTGCGCCGCCTACGAGGCGCAGATGGACAAGCTGGCGAAGAAGCTGGGCATCGACCCGGCGGAACTGCGCATGCGCAACGTGATGTCCACGGGCGACGTGCTGCCGACGGGCCAGTCGGTGACCTGCCCGGCACCGGTCGCCGAACTCCTCCAGGCCGTCCAGGAGTTCCCCCTGCCCGCCCTGCCCAAGGACACCCCCGAGGAGGAGTGGCTGCTCCCGGGCGGTCCCGAGGGTGCGGGCGAGCCGGGTGCCGTGCGGCGCGGCGTCGGCTACGGCCTCGGCATGGTCCACATGCTCGGCGCCGAGGGCGCGGACGAGGTCTCCACGGCCACCGTGAAGGTCCACGACGGCATCGCGACCGTCCTGTGCGCCGCCGTCGACACCGGCCAGGGCTTCTCCACCCTCGCCCGGCAGATCGTCCAGGAGACCCTCGGCATCGACGAGGTCCACATCGCCCAGGTCGACACCGACCAGCCCCCGGCGGGCCCGAGCTGCCGAGGCCGGCACACGTGGGTCTCCGGCGGCGCGGTGGAGCGGGCGGCGAAGATGGTCCGCACCCAGCTGCTGCAGCCCCTGGCGCACAAGTTCGGCATGTCCACGGAGCTGCTGCAGATCACCGACGGCAAGATCACGTCGTACGACGGGGTGCTGTCCACCACGGTCGCGGAGGCGATGGACGGCAAGGAACTCTGGGCCACCGCCCAGTGCCGCCCGCACCCCACCGAACCGCTGGACGAGGCCGGCCAGGGCGACGCGTTCGTGGGCCTCGCCTTCTGCGCGATCCGCGCGGTCGTCGACGTCGACATCGAACTCGGCTCGGTCCGGGTCGTGGAGCTGGCCGTCGCCCAGGACGTCGGCCGGATCCTCAACCCCGACCAGCTCACCGCGCGTATCGAGGCGGGCGTCACCCAGGGCGTGGGCATCGCGCTGACCGAGAACCTGCGCACCCCGCGGGGCCTGGTCCGCCACCCCGACCTGACCGGCTACGCCCTGCCCACCGCCCTCGACGCCCCCGACATCCAGCTCGTCAAACTGGTGGAGGAGCGGGACGTCGTCGCCCCCTTCGGCGCGAAGGCGGCCAGCGCGGTGCCGGTGGTCACCTCACCGGCGGCCATCGCGGCGGCGGTGCGGGCGGCCACGGGCCGCCCGGTGAACCGCCTGCCGATCCGTCCGCAGGCGGCGGTGGTGACGGGGGCGTAG
- a CDS encoding SUKH-4 family immunity protein — MSTMTMGTMGLTDLSDLRDPTYLNDLAVLTGGPVSRSGLALDLPPRLLDEEFGPSRVWRFEDFDFPATLTHEPTRRFLRDMGLPEDHGFFHLDTDIPLPTLAEYYAHIHAGACSPDRLPSRAAHLIRLGHFVEGNSLVVDGTTGAILNWSEPESTLCPLDADLSTLAFTLWLLHREKHEKTATGCWVDRLRNEACAEF; from the coding sequence ATGAGCACAATGACGATGGGGACAATGGGCCTGACGGACCTGAGCGACCTGCGTGATCCGACCTACCTGAACGACCTGGCGGTGCTGACCGGAGGACCGGTCAGCCGCTCCGGACTGGCGCTGGACCTGCCGCCCCGGCTGCTGGACGAGGAGTTCGGCCCGAGCAGGGTGTGGCGCTTCGAGGACTTCGACTTCCCGGCCACGCTCACCCACGAGCCGACCCGCCGCTTCCTGCGGGACATGGGCCTGCCGGAGGACCACGGCTTCTTCCACCTCGACACGGACATCCCGCTGCCGACCCTCGCCGAGTACTACGCGCACATCCACGCCGGCGCGTGCTCCCCCGACCGACTCCCCTCCCGAGCGGCCCACCTGATCCGCCTCGGCCACTTCGTCGAGGGCAACAGCCTCGTCGTCGACGGCACCACCGGCGCGATCCTCAACTGGAGCGAGCCCGAGTCGACCCTCTGCCCCCTCGACGCCGACCTCTCCACCCTCGCCTTCACCCTCTGGCTCCTCCACCGTGAGAAGCACGAGAAGACGGCGACGGGTTGCTGGGTGGACCGCCTGCGCAACGAGGCGTGCGCGGAGTTCTGA
- a CDS encoding RNA-guided endonuclease InsQ/TnpB family protein, producing the protein MKLVVQVKLLPTPEQASALEATLRACNRAATYASRVAFAENLKDRNGLQKKVYADLKTTFGLSAQPAVRAVKKVVDAYAALKANLRAGNLGPPTSKRHRRAVGSPIVFRPQAAQPFDDRCLSWQYDARTVSVWTAAGRMKGIRFACSSDQFKTLVQYRKGESDLVQRGGKWFLIATCDIPDPEVYEPADWIGVDRGIVNLATTSDGTNHQGRRLSRYRRWQARKRAELQTRQTRSATRRLARRAQKERRHAAQVNHRISKEIVSVAQRTGRGIAVEDLGGIRERVRLRGDQRGTLSSWPFHQLGHHLAYKARKAGVPFLEVDARHTSQRCPRCGHTERANRPTRDHFRCRRCGLAGPADVVAGVNVRDRARSAWAFVTMPVPHPVRPEREMRPVTVLS; encoded by the coding sequence ATGAAGCTGGTCGTGCAGGTGAAGTTGCTGCCGACGCCCGAGCAGGCGTCGGCACTCGAGGCGACCCTGCGCGCCTGCAACCGGGCCGCCACCTACGCCTCGCGGGTTGCCTTCGCCGAGAACCTCAAGGACCGCAACGGTCTGCAGAAGAAGGTGTACGCGGACCTGAAGACCACCTTCGGGCTGTCGGCGCAGCCGGCGGTGCGGGCGGTGAAGAAGGTCGTCGACGCCTACGCCGCCCTGAAGGCCAATCTGCGGGCCGGGAATCTGGGCCCGCCCACCAGCAAGCGGCACCGCAGGGCGGTCGGCTCACCCATCGTCTTCCGCCCGCAGGCGGCCCAGCCGTTCGACGACCGTTGCCTGTCGTGGCAGTACGACGCACGCACGGTGTCCGTCTGGACCGCCGCCGGGCGGATGAAGGGCATCCGCTTCGCCTGCTCCTCCGACCAGTTCAAGACCCTCGTGCAGTACCGCAAGGGCGAGAGCGACCTCGTCCAGCGCGGCGGGAAGTGGTTCCTGATCGCCACCTGCGACATCCCCGACCCGGAGGTGTACGAGCCCGCCGACTGGATCGGGGTCGACCGCGGCATCGTGAACCTGGCCACCACCAGCGACGGCACCAACCACCAGGGCCGCCGCCTGTCCCGCTACCGGCGCTGGCAGGCCCGCAAACGCGCCGAACTCCAGACCAGGCAGACCCGTTCGGCCACGCGCCGCCTCGCCCGCCGCGCGCAGAAGGAACGCCGCCATGCCGCCCAGGTGAATCATCGGATCAGCAAGGAGATCGTGTCCGTTGCCCAACGCACCGGTCGTGGCATCGCCGTCGAGGACCTCGGCGGGATCCGTGAACGGGTACGGCTACGCGGCGACCAGCGGGGCACCCTCTCCTCCTGGCCCTTCCACCAGCTCGGACACCACCTCGCCTACAAAGCGCGTAAGGCTGGGGTGCCGTTCCTGGAAGTGGATGCGCGCCATACCTCGCAGCGCTGCCCGCGCTGCGGTCACACCGAGCGGGCCAACCGGCCTACCCGGGACCATTTCCGCTGCCGTAGGTGCGGGCTCGCTGGCCCCGCCGACGTCGTCGCCGGGGTCAACGTGCGCGACCGCGCTCGCTCGGCGTGGGCATTCGTCACCATGCCCGTTCCACACCCGGTCCGACCGGAGAGGGAGATGCGACCCGTGACCGTCCTGTCGTAG
- a CDS encoding type II toxin-antitoxin system death-on-curing family toxin: protein MSRHLTVAEVTAIAGIAFGGRQPETREAGLLESAVHRSRARMFGTAAYTDRYEQAAALLHALATNHPLVDGNKRTAWLAAATFLAVNGVDLAAVDQDRAYDLVIDVAPGGESEVGAIAERLRGL, encoded by the coding sequence ATGAGCCGTCATCTGACGGTGGCCGAGGTGACGGCCATCGCCGGGATCGCCTTCGGCGGGCGGCAGCCCGAGACGCGCGAGGCGGGGCTGCTGGAGTCGGCCGTGCACCGTTCGCGTGCCCGGATGTTCGGCACCGCCGCCTACACCGACCGCTACGAGCAGGCCGCCGCCCTGCTCCACGCTCTCGCCACCAACCACCCCCTCGTGGACGGCAACAAGCGAACGGCCTGGCTCGCGGCGGCCACCTTCCTGGCGGTCAACGGGGTGGACCTCGCGGCGGTGGACCAGGACCGGGCGTACGACCTGGTCATCGATGTGGCGCCCGGTGGGGAGAGCGAGGTCGGTGCGATCGCCGAGCGGTTGCGGGGGTTGTGA
- a CDS encoding DEAD/DEAH box helicase, translated as MTTTATSSSNHHLSPAFPGRAPWGTASKLRAWQQGAMEKYIQEQPRDFLAVATPGAGKTTFALTLASWLLHHHVVQQVTVVAPTEHLKKQWAEAAARIGIKLDPEYSAGPLSKEYDGVAVTYAGVGVRPMLHRNRSEQRKTLVILDEIHHAGDSKSWGEACLEAFEPATRRLALTGTPFRSDTNPIPFVTYEEGADGIRRSSADYTYGYGNALADNVVRPVIFLSYSGNMRWRTKAGDEIAARLGEPMTKDAVSQAWRTALDPRGEWMPSVLRAADQRLTEVRKAIPDAGALVIATDQDSARAYAKLIREITGTSATVVLSDDSGASDRIDEFSRNTDRWMVAVRMVSEGVDVPRLAVGVYATTISTPLFFAQAVGRFVRSRRRGETASVFLPTVPDLLTFANEMEVERDHALDKPKKAGEEDPYAEEDKLLAEAEKQQDEDTGEQDMLPFEALESDAVFDRVMYNGAEFGMQAHPGSEEEQDYLGIPGLLEPDQVQLLLQKRQARQIAHSRKKPDAEADLVELPADRRPVVTHKELLELRKQLNGMVGAYSHQSGKPHGVIHTEVRRVCGGPPSAEATAGQLRQRIAKVQEWATRMK; from the coding sequence GTGACTACCACCGCCACCTCCTCCTCGAACCACCACCTCTCGCCCGCCTTCCCCGGCCGTGCCCCCTGGGGTACCGCCAGCAAGCTGCGCGCCTGGCAGCAGGGGGCGATGGAGAAGTACATCCAGGAGCAGCCGCGGGACTTCCTCGCGGTCGCGACCCCGGGCGCCGGTAAGACGACCTTCGCGCTGACGCTCGCGTCCTGGCTGCTGCACCACCATGTCGTGCAGCAGGTGACGGTCGTGGCGCCCACCGAGCACCTGAAGAAGCAGTGGGCGGAGGCCGCGGCGCGGATAGGGATCAAGCTGGACCCCGAGTACAGCGCGGGACCGCTCAGCAAGGAGTACGACGGGGTCGCGGTCACCTACGCGGGTGTGGGTGTGCGGCCCATGCTGCACCGCAACCGCAGCGAGCAGCGCAAGACCCTGGTGATCCTGGACGAGATCCACCACGCCGGTGACAGCAAGTCCTGGGGCGAGGCCTGTCTGGAGGCGTTCGAGCCCGCCACCCGCCGGCTCGCGCTCACCGGTACGCCCTTCCGGTCCGACACCAACCCCATCCCCTTCGTCACGTACGAGGAGGGGGCGGACGGCATCCGGCGGTCCTCCGCCGACTACACCTACGGCTACGGCAACGCGCTCGCCGACAACGTCGTGCGGCCCGTCATTTTCCTCTCCTACAGCGGCAACATGCGCTGGCGGACCAAGGCGGGGGACGAGATCGCCGCGCGCCTCGGCGAGCCCATGACCAAGGACGCGGTCAGCCAGGCCTGGCGTACGGCACTGGATCCGCGCGGCGAGTGGATGCCGAGCGTGCTGCGCGCCGCCGACCAGCGACTCACCGAGGTCCGCAAGGCCATCCCGGACGCCGGTGCTCTCGTCATCGCCACCGACCAGGACTCCGCCCGCGCCTACGCCAAGCTGATCCGGGAGATCACGGGGACCAGCGCGACGGTCGTCCTGTCCGACGATTCCGGTGCCTCGGACCGTATCGACGAGTTCAGCCGCAACACCGACCGGTGGATGGTCGCCGTGCGCATGGTGTCCGAAGGGGTCGACGTGCCCCGGCTGGCCGTCGGGGTCTACGCCACCACCATCTCCACCCCGCTGTTCTTCGCCCAGGCTGTCGGACGTTTCGTACGGTCCCGGCGGCGCGGCGAGACCGCGTCCGTGTTCCTGCCGACCGTGCCCGACCTGCTCACCTTCGCCAACGAGATGGAGGTCGAGCGGGACCACGCCCTCGACAAGCCGAAGAAGGCGGGCGAGGAGGACCCGTACGCCGAGGAGGACAAGCTCCTCGCGGAGGCGGAGAAGCAGCAGGACGAGGACACCGGCGAGCAGGACATGCTGCCGTTCGAGGCGCTGGAATCCGACGCCGTGTTCGACCGGGTCATGTACAACGGCGCCGAGTTCGGCATGCAGGCCCATCCCGGCAGCGAGGAGGAGCAGGACTACCTCGGCATTCCGGGGCTGCTGGAACCCGACCAGGTGCAGCTGCTGCTGCAGAAGCGGCAGGCGCGGCAGATCGCGCACAGCCGCAAGAAGCCGGACGCCGAGGCCGACCTGGTGGAGCTGCCGGCCGACCGGCGGCCCGTGGTCACCCACAAGGAACTCCTTGAGCTGCGGAAACAGCTCAACGGCATGGTCGGCGCGTACTCCCACCAGAGCGGCAAGCCGCACGGGGTCATCCACACCGAGGTACGGCGGGTGTGCGGCGGACCGCCGAGCGCCGAGGCCACGGCGGGGCAGCTGCGCCAGCGGATCGCCAAGGTGCAGGAGTGGGCGACCCGGATGAAGTGA